One segment of Mastomys coucha isolate ucsf_1 unplaced genomic scaffold, UCSF_Mcou_1 pScaffold23, whole genome shotgun sequence DNA contains the following:
- the Gtf2a2 gene encoding transcription initiation factor IIA subunit 2 — MAYQLYRNTTLGNSLQESLDELIQSQQITPQLALQVLLQFDKAINSALAQRVRNRVNFRGSLNTYRFCDNVWTFVLNDVEFREVTELIKVDKVKIVACDGKNTGSNTTE, encoded by the exons ATGGCATATCAGTTATACAGAAATACAACTTTGGGGAACAGTCTTCAGGAAAGCCTTGACGAGCTCATACAG tctcaACAGATCACCCCCCAGCTTGCCCTTCAAGTTCTACTTCAGTTTGATAAAGCTATAAATTCAGCATTGGCTCAGAGAGTCAGGAACAGAGTCAATTTCAGG ggcTCTCTAAATACGTACAGATTCTGCGATAATGTTTGGACATTTGTATTGAATGATGTTGAATTCAGAGAGGTGACAGAACTTATTAAAGTGGATAAAGTGAAAATTGTAGCCTGTGATGGTAAAA